In Zingiber officinale cultivar Zhangliang chromosome 11B, Zo_v1.1, whole genome shotgun sequence, a single window of DNA contains:
- the LOC122034512 gene encoding MA3 DOMAIN-CONTAINING TRANSLATION REGULATORY FACTOR 4-like — MASKEEKTADGEGGADGSSSPTASANRGLDDDQRHRDEKLRKYEKAASLKIEQYFLLDDIPRLIKGLEDLAAPEYNIFFIKKLITLAVQWRNQTDATSRFLATAVKEDVLSPIDLEICNEFPENSIESEIVSKACALVSAAHASEAMHSVGAAFWLVVYFYFCMIVPWICV; from the exons ATGGCCTCGAAAGAAGAGAAGACGGCGGATGGCGAGGGCGGAGCAGACGGTTCTAGTTCTCCGACGGCCAGTGCGAATAGAG GTTTAGACGATGATCAAAGGCACAGAGATGAGAAATTAAGGAAATACGAAAAAGCTGCTTCCTTGAAAATTGAGCAATACTTCCTCTTAGATGATATTCCACGACTTATTAAAGGACTTGAAGACCTGGCTGCACCCGAGtataatattttctttattaAGAAATTAATCACACTCGCCGTGCAATGGAGGAACCAAACGGATGCCACATCGCGATTTCTCGCAACGGCTGTGAAAGAAGATGTTTTATCACCGATTGATTTAGAGATATGTAACGAGTTCCCTGAGAATTCTATTGAAAGTGAAATTGTATCCAAGGCTTGCGCACTTGTATCAGCTGCACATGCCTCAGAGGCAATGCATTCGGTAGGTGCCGCATTTTGGTtggttgtttatttttatttttgtatgaTAGTACCATGGATTTGTGTGTAA